Within Roseibium sp. HPY-6, the genomic segment TTTCAGTGCAGCTCCCAATGCACGTGTTTCCGTTTTGCCGCGACCTGCAAGCGGCATCGTCGATCAACTCGAGCGGGGCGAAGTTGATCTGATATTGAGCGACCGGGATCTGGCCGTGCCTGACCTCCCGGCGCGTTTACTCTATAGCGACGGGTTTGTTTGTCTTTCCAGTTATCCGGACATGCAGGACGGAGAGGAAATCTCCCTGGACCGGCTCTGTACATTGCGGCACGCATTCGTTGATCCGACAGGCAGCAGTTTCCGGGGACCGATCGACGAAGCCTTGAGCGATGCCGGGAGGGAGCGACAGGTGGTGCTGGCTGTGCCCACATTCGCGATGCTGATGCATCTGATGAAATCGCAAAGCCTCGTGGCGTTCATACCTGAACGGATTGCCGGTTCCTTCGACCACAATTTCGCTCAAGTGATCACCCCACTGAAGCTTCCCGGCCTCGAAATCGTTGCAAACTGGCACCCTCGCATGCAGCGCGATGCAAGGCATATGTGGCTGAGAGACGTGCTTCTGTCCGTGGCAAAGGTGTAACGGCGTTTGGAGATCCTGAGCTCTCTCAAACAAATCCGCCCGGCGCTTTGGCCGGGCGGTGGCAGCTGTCTGGAGGGGCACCCATCCAGCTGCTGACCGGATCAAATCCGGTTCGGGGTTTTTGTGATCAGGTGACCGGAGCGCGGTAATCGTCGGATGCGCTTGTTCCGGCAACTTCGTGGGTCCACTCGCACTTGCGGTAGGTGAACGAGAACTGGTCGATGTCGCCGCGCGAGGCGTTGGCTTCGTCGTTGACGTCCGGAAGGATCGTCTTGCCTTCCACCAGAACCGCGTCGATGAACTTGATCGTGTAGTAGTGCTCCTGAACACCGGCCGTGGACGTGCGCCAGAACTCGACTTCGATCTCAAGCGCTTCACCGGTGGCAAGTGCCTGCCAGAAGAGCGGGGTTGCCTTGTCGACCGGCTTGACGAAGGTCGTCGGCAGGTGGCGGCGTGTTGCGATGATGGAACCGGACTGCGGGTCACGCGGCACGACTGCGTTCTGTTCCAGGGCATAGACCAGAGACTGGCCTTCATGGCCTTCCTGCCACAGGTTGCCGATGCTGTCGCCTGTGGTTGCATCTGCTGTCATGTCGCCTTGGGTTGCGCCTGTGGCTTTGAGGTAAGCGATATTGGACATTTTGATCTCCTGGCTCTGTGCTGCTCGGCAGCTTTGATTTGAATTCCGGGGCGCTGTTTTTGTGTTTGGCGCCGATGCCAGGAGAGTTGCAACGGGTGTGCCAGTTTGCGGATTTTTCGACAAAGCACTGAAAAATAAGAGATTTTTTTATTTTCGCGGCGCATTAACGACTGTGTCACTGTGCAGAAATCTGCACAGCTCCGGTTAAGCTGCGAGGAAACACGCGCAAGTCCAGTGTGACGAACATCACAAAATGCGTTCAAAAGGCCTGCTCCAAGGCAAGTTGGGCTGCTGAGCGTGCGAAAATCCCACGGCTTTTAACAGCCGTAGCCGCAGAACTTCACCTGCTGATCGCAAAGATCCGGAAATTTCTCTTAAAGCCGTCGGTAAACAGCGACAGCCCGATAGAAAAGGGGCACTGTTTCCAGCGCCCCTTGACCGTTGATATCTGTTTGGAGACCTAGTTGTCTTCGATCCTCACGGGAACAAAGCGGACGTCGCCGGTCGGATTGGCGAGCAGCAGCAACGCGGAACGGCGGCCATCGTCCTTCAACTTGGCAATCTCCGTCTCCACGTCTTCAGGTGTCTCGACGGGCTCCTGCGCCACTTCCCGGATTACGTCGCCAGCGGTAATCCGTTTTTCCGCAGCGGACGAGTCAGGCTTGACTTCTGTCACGACAACGCCGGTCACATCGGATTCAATGGAGAATTGTTCGCGCAATTCGTCATCGAGTTCCGCCAGCATCATGCCCAGCACCTCACTCTTGGCGACTGGCTCTTCTTCCGGCTGTTCATCCGCCTGAACGCTCGCCTCTGTCGGAGTGTTTTCCTCAAGACGCTCCAGGATCACGTTGATCGTGACCTCGTCACCCTTGCGCAGGACTACCACTTCGACTTCCTTGCCGATCGCCGTCTCGGCGACCATGCGAGGCAACTCGCGCATTTCCTCAACATCGTTGCCGTCGAATTTCAAGATGACGTCACCGGCTTCGATCTTGGCCTTCGCCGCCGGACCGTTTTCGGTCACGCCAGCCACCAAGGCGCCCATGGCTTCGTTCATTGCAAGGCTTTCAGCGATCTCGTCCGTGACTTCCTGAATACGCACGCCTAGCCAACCGCGGCGGGTCTCGCCGAACTCACGCAGCTGGTCGATGACACGCATTGCGGTTTTGGCCGGAATAGCAAAGCCGATACCGATGGAGCCGCCCGATGGAGAAATGATCGCGGTGTTGATGCCGATCACATTGCCCTGCATATCGAACAGCGGACCGCCGGAGTTACCCCGGTTGATGGACGCGTCCGTCTGGATGAAATTGTCATAAGGGCCGGAGTTGATATCACGGTTCCGCGCCGAAACGATCCCGACGGTAACAGTGCCACCAAGACCGAAGGGATTACCGATTGCCATCACCCAGTCGCCAACGCGGATCGACTCCGAGTTGCCGAAATCAACGGCCTTGAGCGGTGTTTCCGGCTCGACCTTCAGCACGGCCAGATCGGTTTTCTCATCGGTGCCGATGATTTCCGCCCTCAGCTTTGTGCCGTCATTGAAGTTGGCAGTGATTTCATCTGCCCCTTCAATCACGTGGTTGTTGGTAATGATAATGCCTTCGGTGCCATCGATCACAAAACCGGATCCGAGCGACTGAACACGCCGCGGCGCCTGGCCATTGTCGCGGTTTTGCCGGTTGAAGAATTCCTCGAAGAACTCCTGGAAAGGAGATCCGTCCGGAACTTGTGGCATCGGCACAGATCTGCGGCCCTGAACGGTTTGTGCCGTTGAGATGTTTACAACGGCATCTGCCAGGTTTTCGGCGAGATCTGCCACCGAAACCGGCCCCTGGGCCTGCGCGGTCTGTACGGGCTGGAACGCCACCATTCCGCCAAGCACAAGTCCCGCCGCGGCATAGGCGATCCGGGACATGCGACGGCGAACAATATTTGGAGCCATAGGGCTTTCTCCTCATCCGTTCCGGTAAGGCTGTCTTTCTTACGAACAGCGCATATCTTCTAAAGACTTCTAGTCAAAATATAGAACGGGCGGGAGATTTTTGCCTCTCCCGCCCGGAAACTTTTCGTTATCCGCGTATGATCCACACAATAATCAGACCCAATGCGGCCACAACGAGACCTGTCACACGCAAAGTCTGGTCCGGTGTTTCCAGCGCGCCCCGCATGATGGTTTTCATACCACCAGGAAGGAGCGCGTAAAGTATGCCTTCAATAACCAGGACCAGCCCAAGCGCGGTCACAAAGTCGATCATTGCGAGGCGAGTGAAGGCGAACGTGTCGAGATGCCCGTGCCACCATCATCTTCCGCCGCCGGCGCGTTGACACCGGTCGGATCCTTGAAGAACCGGAAGAAGCTGGAATCCGGCGACAGCACAAGGCTGGTATCGCCCGACTGAAGTCCGGCTTCATAAGCCTGCATGGACCGGTAGAAGGCGAAGAACTCCGGATCTGCACCGAATGCTTCGGCAAAAATCCTGTTCCGTTCCGCATCACCGTCACCGCGGATGATTTCCGCATCCCGGTTCGCTTCAGCCTCGATGACAGTCGCATCGCGATCTGCACGGGAGCGGATGCGGCGGGATTGTTCTTCACCCTGCGCGCGGATCTCGGTCGCTTCCCGCTGACGTTCCGTCTGCATACGTGCGTAAATCGCCTGGGAGTTTGCATCAGGAAGGTCAGCGCGGCGGATTTTCACATCGATCACTTCAATGCCGAGTTCTTCCGCGTTGGCGCTGACGTCCCTGCGGATGTTCTCCATCACGCCCGACCGATCGTCACGCACGAGCGCCACGAAGCTGGTCCGGCCGACTTCGGACCGAAGCGACGATTGCAGAAGCGTGGACAGGCGGCGGTTTGCCGTCAGCACGTTCTGGACACGCTGATAAAACAGGACCGGATCGGAGATCTTGTAGCGCGCGAACGCATCCACGATCAGACGCTTCTTATCCGAGGAAATCGGCTCAAGCGGCGGCATGTTGAGGTTCAAGATACGCTTGTCGAGATAAACCACGTTCTGAACGAACGGGATCTTGAAGTAGAGACCCGGCTCCGTCTTCGGCTCCTCGGTGATCTGGCCGAACCTCAATACGAGCGCCTGCTGCGTCGGGTTGACGACGTAGACTGACAGATAGCCAACGACCGCGACGATAACGAGGACAATTGCAAGAATACCACTGCGCATGATTAGTTACCTCCCGTCCGTGTGGACGGCACGGTGCCGCGTCCGTTCAGATCGTTCAGCGGCAGGAAAGGCAGAACGCCTGAGCCGGACGATTCACTGTCGATGATGATTTTGTTGTTCGCGCCGAGAACTTTTTCCAGCGTCTCAAGATAGAGACGTTCCCGGGTAACGTCGGGCGCATTCTTGTATTGCTCGTAGATCTTTGTGAAGCGCTGAGACTGACCGGTTGCCTCTGCAATGGTCTGGTCCTTGTAACCATTTGCCTGTTCCAGCACCCGGGCTGCCTGACCACGTGCTTCCGGCACGATCCTGTTGGCGTAAGCTTCCGCTTCGTTGCGGATACGCTCCTGGTCGGCGCGGGCCGCCTGAACATCACGGAACGCCTCGATGACCTGTGCAGGCGGGTCAACGCGTTGCATCTGAACTTCGGAAATTTCGACGCCCGCCCTGTAAGAATCAAGCGTCGACTGCATGAGCGTTGCCACGTCGTTCTGAATGGAGACGCGGTTTTCAGTCAGGATGGCGT encodes:
- a CDS encoding DUF2065 domain-containing protein, with product MIDFVTALGLVLVIEGILYALLPGGMKTIMRGALETPDQTLRVTGLVVAALGLIIVWIIRG
- a CDS encoding Hcp family type VI secretion system effector: MSNIAYLKATGATQGDMTADATTGDSIGNLWQEGHEGQSLVYALEQNAVVPRDPQSGSIIATRRHLPTTFVKPVDKATPLFWQALATGEALEIEVEFWRTSTAGVQEHYYTIKFIDAVLVEGKTILPDVNDEANASRGDIDQFSFTYRKCEWTHEVAGTSASDDYRAPVT
- a CDS encoding LysR family transcriptional regulator; this encodes MRETNIRNVDLNLLVAFDALHKERSVTRAATRLALTQPTVSGMLKRLRQVFDDDLFIRTSHGITPTPRADAIAPQIDEVLGGVRTLLEPDDFDPATSHFTARICGSDYLQHTILNTFAKTVFSAAPNARVSVLPRPASGIVDQLERGEVDLILSDRDLAVPDLPARLLYSDGFVCLSSYPDMQDGEEISLDRLCTLRHAFVDPTGSSFRGPIDEALSDAGRERQVVLAVPTFAMLMHLMKSQSLVAFIPERIAGSFDHNFAQVITPLKLPGLEIVANWHPRMQRDARHMWLRDVLLSVAKV
- a CDS encoding protease modulator HflC — protein: MRSGILAIVLVIVAVVGYLSVYVVNPTQQALVLRFGQITEEPKTEPGLYFKIPFVQNVVYLDKRILNLNMPPLEPISSDKKRLIVDAFARYKISDPVLFYQRVQNVLTANRRLSTLLQSSLRSEVGRTSFVALVRDDRSGVMENIRRDVSANAEELGIEVIDVKIRRADLPDANSQAIYARMQTERQREATEIRAQGEEQSRRIRSRADRDATVIEAEANRDAEIIRGDGDAERNRIFAEAFGADPEFFAFYRSMQAYEAGLQSGDTSLVLSPDSSFFRFFKDPTGVNAPAAEDDGGTGISTRSPSLASQ
- a CDS encoding DegQ family serine endoprotease, with product MAPNIVRRRMSRIAYAAAGLVLGGMVAFQPVQTAQAQGPVSVADLAENLADAVVNISTAQTVQGRRSVPMPQVPDGSPFQEFFEEFFNRQNRDNGQAPRRVQSLGSGFVIDGTEGIIITNNHVIEGADEITANFNDGTKLRAEIIGTDEKTDLAVLKVEPETPLKAVDFGNSESIRVGDWVMAIGNPFGLGGTVTVGIVSARNRDINSGPYDNFIQTDASINRGNSGGPLFDMQGNVIGINTAIISPSGGSIGIGFAIPAKTAMRVIDQLREFGETRRGWLGVRIQEVTDEIAESLAMNEAMGALVAGVTENGPAAKAKIEAGDVILKFDGNDVEEMRELPRMVAETAIGKEVEVVVLRKGDEVTINVILERLEENTPTEASVQADEQPEEEPVAKSEVLGMMLAELDDELREQFSIESDVTGVVVTEVKPDSSAAEKRITAGDVIREVAQEPVETPEDVETEIAKLKDDGRRSALLLLANPTGDVRFVPVRIEDN